DNA sequence from the Saccopteryx leptura isolate mSacLep1 chromosome 4, mSacLep1_pri_phased_curated, whole genome shotgun sequence genome:
acacatggACACACCTTTAGCTCAGCATTTTGAAGGCACTCAAAATGTAATTTTGAGCTCAGATCATGTTCCTGTTGTTACAGCTTGTTGTCGGGTAGTAATGACTAAGTGACAGTAGACAGGAACAGTAACCCAGGCTTCTGTCCTGGGTTAAGAACCACAGCTATGGCCACGTGATTCCTATATAGATTTAGGTTGACAGCACATTGTCTGATGCAAGGAGATGGTGGATGGGGatgaaagtattttattctttgtttttttttccccagagtgtCACCAATTCTTTTGCTTGATTGTGTACTCTAAAAAGATAGTAAAATCTTTGTATGGTATCAGTAAGAcattgttttataatataaaatacttgGAGGGGTAACAAATCTAAAAATGTGTAACaatagcaaaatatttaaataaaacataacatgTACTATTACAACCTTTAAGCagtcatttaaaattatgtttttaacaattttaatgaTACATAATAATGCTTAGAAATGTAAAGGAACCAAATAAAGTGGGCTACAAAAGTTGATACAGTTTGACTTTGCAGTTTGAGTCCCAGTTATATAaagggaaatatatataattacataaggATGTATCAAACCATTAACATGTTATGATTAAGTCATTGAGTGATAGATacttttaactttattaaaacaattgTGGAAATATGTTACTCTCAGAATTGAGATATAGGtgctcatttcttttaaaagatagaaGTCATTTATTTATACTTGGAGATATTTCTATTTAAAGATTAGAACTTTACGTCCAGACTCCCCTGAGCAAGGAGCTCTGGCTGGGCCGAGCCTGCTGGCCCTTCCCACGCCTCCGTCCTCTGTCCCGGGGCAGGATGAGGTCAGAGCGAAGTAGTCGGGAAAGAGGAACATACTTGCAGTGTTTACTTAACTCTGGCTTACAGATTCCCAAGCCATGAAAATGGGAGATAATAATGTTATCGAATCAAAAGGTAAGCCATGTTGGGAGTTTTCTCGTGACAAGggatcccttcctttctcctgtgGGGTCTGGGATACAACCTTGCTGAGAGCTCAATGATGGTTAGCAATTTTAGCAATAaagtctcttttgtttgtttagtgttaggaggggaggcagagagagactcctgcatgcgcccgactgggttctacccggcaagcccactagggggcaatgctctgcccatctggggcccttgctccattgcaacccaaggggaggggacgagagaaagagggaaaagtgagagggggaggggtggagaagcagatgggcgcctctcctgtgtgccctgacccgtaattgaacctgggacatccacacgtgggccgatgctctatcactgagccaactggtaagGGCcaattaagtctttttttttttaagatatgtacATTGTTTTGTTAGACATAAcgctattgcacacttaatagacaGACTACAGTgtagtgtaaacataacttttttgcAGTGGGAAaccaagaatttcttgtgactcatTTTATTGCATTGCATTCGCTTTTCTGTTGTTCTCTGGGGCTGAGCCTGCCGTGTTTCCGAGGTGTGCCTGCTCAGACTGCGGCACAGTGGCGTGCGTGGAGGGAGGGTACGCTTGGAAGTGGACTCGTGTAGCTGGGAGACTAATTCTTTGCCTTTAAGGAACCCCATGGGTAATACACTTAATACATTAAATTCAAATTTCTGCTGTGTATATATACTTAAATCAGAACTGAACTTTatgaaaaattcaaatgaaagTTTGAAAAAAGACTTCTACTAAACACTAGTATCAATGATAAGTTAGTTGATAACATCATTGTGGAGTTAAAGAAAAAATCAGTTTTGATagccatttgctttttttaatttcaggtctACTGCCCTGGCCAATCAGAAGCAAACCTAAGCTACTTATAAACAGTTCCAGGCAGGGGGTCATATAAAGTCACCACCACAGCTGGGGAGCAGCTCCAAGGGCTTGTCCCACAAAGGTCCCAAGGGACCTAACCATTGGGACCTCTTTAGAATAatgctttctctttcttggttCTGATTGGCATGAAAGaaaatgcttctctttttaaataataagacttTTTGTGACTCAGcttcatgcttttattttaatgtggatTACCAATTGTTATTACCATCATTAttgtcattttctatttattaaatacttgCTATGCGTCGAACCTGTGCTGAGCACTATATGGTTGCTatccatttatttcttacagCACACTGTGCAGTAGGGTGGCCTCTTTATTTATCAAGAAAGTTGCTCAGAGAACGTATagtgacttgaccaaggtcacacaactaatcAACAGCAGAGCTCTGAAAACTAGTCTGGTACCTATGCTATACAAATTCTGAAATGaagtatttcctttctttcttaaaccAGTTTGCGTTTTTTACCTAAATCATCTTAGAAAAAATAGTGTTCTAATCATTTGATGTCTTAAATTGTAATTCTTCCCATGTTTTTACTGCAGCATATGTAGGCAGAAATGTAATATTGACAAGTGGTTGCATCATTGGGGCTTGCTGCAACTTAAATACATTTGAAGTCATTCCCGAGAACACGGTGATCTATGGTGTAGACTGCCTTCGTCGGGTGCAGACTGAGCGACCACAGGTACTAGAAGCTCTAATGAAAGAGTTCTAGGGCTGCTGATTTCCCCAAAATACCCCCCCcctctaaatcaatcaatcaatcaataaagtcaATTCACAATacattttcaaaactaaaaataagtaaaaagaaattattaaaataaaatatcacagaaATATTCCTAAAGTGGTCTGTAAGTTACATAAAAAATACTTGCAAAGATGACAAATCAAATAGGTACAATCAATGACAAATTGATTATGGAAACAAAAACTCAGAGATATTATTCTTGGTCTTATGCATTTCCACTGAACATTTATTACAGAATCTGAAAATGTATTGATTCCACATGAAATATCAGTCTTCAAGGGTTAGGAGTGACCCTACCAAATTTATACTGGACAGCCAGTTGGGGGTCTATCAGTTAGTTACTGACACAGTCAGGTTGAGAATAAGTACAGCTGTGAATATGCAAGTATGTTTGGATAACTTCCTGGCCTATGAGAAATGACCGTCTCCCAAGAACTAAGAGTCACGAAGAGGAGGGATCTGGAGTTTCCTGTCAGGGTAGCAGCCGAGTAAGAAAGGGTTGGGACTTCCCGCTGACGGAAGACGTTCGGACTGAGATCTGGAGCCCCTGTCGGCACCCTCAGTTTCCGTCCTTAGTTCCGCCTCTGAAAGAAAGTGTTTTTCATGACATTTATCACTTTGCCTCTGCTTCTTAGCCAATTTCATCAGAAATTTAAACTCCAGTTCTTTCGGGTTATTCTATTTCTGTAACGTTTGGGcttatattattgctgttattCTAAGCAAGTATTTCTTCTGTAGactgaaaagaaaataggaaCCGGTCCAGTATTTTTCACTATCTGTCTACATAACAGCAAACGTGATTCCAGAGGGAGAAATGAagctggggcgggggagggaggccaGAATTAAGTGAGCAAGGGTATCTGAACCTCAGTACACACTGGCAGGCGGCAGTTCTCCATGTTTCAGGGCTCAGGAAGGTCGTGCAGAAGTCCTCATTCAAAAAGGACTCCCCAGACTTCGTGAATCAGGGTCGAGGGCTAAAAGTTCATCTTTTTCCCAAGTACCCGGGGGGAGTTTTATACTGAGGGAAGTTTGGGCAAAGCTAGTGTGTGAAGAGTGAAGATCAGATGAGTACTGCAGATGTGTGCTCTGTGGGTCTTGTGAAGAGCAATGTACTCTGGGTATTTTACCATGTTGACTTCTGTAATTggaactttttaacatttttgaggCCAAGGTAAAATCTATAAAAGCAATGTTGAAAACTGaatcatatatatctatatattttattgatttttttttttttttttttttagaggagagagaaaaagagagaagtgggggtggtgaggagagggaagcaccaactcatagtagttgtttctcatatgtgccttaactgagcaagcccggggtttgaactggcgacctcagtgttccagatcaacactttatccactgtgccaccacaaattGGCTCatatggtttatatatatatatgtatcttttgacttttttttgaaagattctcCTACGTGAGTACTGATATCATATATCAGAAAAATCCATGATTGACTTTTCTTTTAACCAAACTTAATATGTATGTTTattgtaaattgaaaaaaaaaaagaagatgggtAAGCAATAATAATTCAGTGATAATCGCCTGTAATTCCATGACCTAGTGATAATCACTTCTACatgtactctttttttgtttttgtttttattaagtgagaagtggggaggcagacatacAGACTTCTGCaggtacccgaccgggatccactggcaaacaccctatggggtgatgctctgcccatctggggctattgctagacaaatgagctattttagaacctgaggtgaggccatggtgccatcctcagcacccagggctaacttgctcaaatgagccatggctataggagaggaagagagagagagagggagagagggagaaggagagggagggagagagggagagaaaagggggaggagtggagaaacagatggtcgcttctcctgtgtgccctgacagggaatcaaatgCGGGACTTCTACATaccggctgacactctatcactgagccagcagGACAGGGCCTTTTACTTGTACTCTGAACTTTTGTCTCTATAGTCAGTTCTTTATCTTCCATTTCAGCCCCAGACACTACAGCTGGATTTCCTGATGAAGATCTTGCCCAACTACCACCACTTGAAGAAGACTATGAAAGGAAGCTCAACTCCGGTGAAGAACTAAGAACAAGTTATGACATCAAGATAACATTTGTCTTTGACCACTGTCTTCTGGAAGGGCCACATAGTCTATGCCCTCTTAGTAGGACACAGCATAATACAAGTTGACTTTATTTTGTAAAACTGAGTGAAAAAGTAAAGTGAAAGATTTTCATTGTACCTTTctctataatttatataaaatgtattcttttcctATGTCCTTGTTCCTCTTCTGATAATTTACAGATCTAtcaatagttttcttttgttatatataatgtattattttcctatgtccttgtttcttttctgataatttacagatttagttttcttttgttatatAAAATGTTGGCCACAAAGGTCAGTTACACAGAAGACTACCCATGACAAGAAAGGGCAtgttgttatatatttatattctgcCATATACTACTAAACTAAATAAAGATGTCCATGACAGGACTTTCAGTGAGCATACTTTAATCAGATGATCTACTTACATTAGCTTGCCCAAAAATAACTCTTAATTTCTATTATGTACTAGTTGTACTAGAGCTAATGTGTTTGCCTTTTTCTTTGGTGgatttatagctttttaaaatttcaggtgAAATTTTAGCAGCTATTTTTGttcccaagaaaaaaaatatttttttttctttttggtagaaCAGAAAGGTCAAGAAAAGATATATTCAGTAGAGTACAAAGTCAGAAAGAATGGCGTCGGCCCTGGCCAGGCGGCTCAGGTGGTGGGAGCGCCGTCCCGACATGCTGGGGtcgcaggttccatccctggtcagggcgcggAGAAGGTCAGCCAGGGACGGTGTGGGTGGCTGCAACAGCGGATCATGtcatctgttttctctctctgtccctctccctctctctctacagggaaagaatcaataaaaaaaaattttaagtttaaaaaaaaaaagaatggtgtctaatgaaaatgacaagtgACCATTGCGTGGTTTTCCTGGATTTCTGAGGACCAAGATACTAAAAGATTgtgatatttatgtatttatgacaCCCGTTCCTACAGCAAGTAGTggtgtttgttttcctttcagtGGGGTGAGAACTCAGGGTACTTGTGGAGCAAAGTGAGGGCATAATTCTGGATTCTGACAACCCTTTCGTCCACCCAAACTTTCGCATTTGTCTTACACCTAATTCTACAGCTTTCCTCCTTGACAAAGACCTGATAAAGACCCGTCTCTCTCACATTTCCCCCAAGCATTCAACTTCTTTTCATAGAGATTGCCACCCTCTACACTCATAAGTGTATGGTTTGGGTAATACTGAATTAAACTATATAATCACTCAGTACAACTTGCATAAACGAGTTTGGGAGCAAGTGACTGACTTTCAGAACGCGCACAGCTCATTTAGGGAGAGAAGGGATGAACCTGTCAGGGACGGACCTATTTCCTAGTCGTAGACGTTGGGTGGGCCTCAAGCTACAGACATATTATTCACACAGAACAGAAACTGGTTCCAGGGTCTGAGCCATAGGAAAGCGGAATTCAGTTAAACAAAAAATCTAATTCAGAAACTTAGCCCTCAAACTCACATGAAAGTAGCGCTGAAATTCTTTAGAGAGAAACGCTAACAACAAGATCTGAACCACCCTTACTCTGCCAGATCTCCAGTAGGACCAGCGACGCTTCTCCGTGGGAGGGTGTCACGCCTGAGCCTCCATGTGGATGTGGTTAGTGTCATTGGCTCCACTCCTGGTAAATGCtctaaaatattaacatatatcTCCCTTTGAAGGAGGCAGGAAAGGAACTGTTCCTAGTTTGTGTTTAATAAAACACCGAAGCCTAAAGTAGCCTTAATATGGGTCAGATTACTAAGGATAATAAATTCTCCGAAGAACCCATTTGCTAACCAATAGGGGGAAAGCTATTCTGTGTCCGGGTGCTCTCCGTGATAAAAACAGCAGGTCTCCCCTGGGGATTAGAAAGCTGTAAGATTAAAGTATTTGAAAGAGATCTTCACTTACCTTTATTAATGGTTGGATTGCACACCAAGAATTAGCCACCAAAATGACAAAAGTGGTGGCGCTTGAGGGTGGGCCATGGAATTAGAAGTACTTCCTCTCCACCCCCTAAATTGTCTAAAATGAAACtatattacttttattactgAAAACAGCAAAAGCCCACCATAATCGCCCACCACAGTTAATTAATAATAACACACAGAACCAGTTTAATGTTTTAGGTAGAAAGACCTGAAGATTCAACAGAGAAGTAATTCTTATTGAATTCAGTGGGAACTCCAAACAATTCTTTTACAATTTTCCTATTGTTTCAATGTTTAGAGGCCAGATGGGAAGACTGACTTTGTGTTTACCTCTGTGGTTAGTGAACCTCCGTCATCATGCTCAATGTATTTTTGAATTGGAAAAAGAATGACCCACACCTAATCCTATTTAatagtctttttcattttaactgtATCATAGTGCAAGAAGAAAAGTTGGAAAGCTCTTTACTGAGTTAtagataaattattaaattttgctTGTGTTAGATGACAGAAAATCAAGTGCATTTGAGTTTTTAATATTGAAATACGAAGGGGGAACAATCATGCtgtaaatgatattttataaagttacctTCCTTCTTTGACAATACATGAGGTCCCCTTTCTTATAGTTCAAGCTTTGCATAAAAGAAGAGCCacattgcctggcctgtggtggctcaggggatgaagcgttgacctggaacgctgaggttgctggttcgaagctctgggcttgcccggtcacagcacatatgacaaggggggggggtgatatgtaaaactagtaaataaaatgaagaagaagaagaagaggaggaggaggaggagaagaagatagaaaaaaataggtGATTGAAGACGTGGCTGAGTTCAACCTTAGAGCCTACCTAACTGTCTAAACATGTTAGTTGAATTAATACTTTTTCTCACTATGTCAGCAAGTGTGAGTGGGATTTTCTGTTGAAGGAATTTTGTATCCTAACTGatacaaaatatcaaaaattacCAAGAAATTTAGCCTCAGTTTTTTGGTGTCCTACTCTGTTGATGTAGTGAGCATGTGCCTGGTCTGTCTATTGAGCAATCCAGCACTACCAGCCACTGCATGAATGGCAAATTAAAGAGGGACAAGAGTGTATCGATCAGGAGGCCAGGTAAAAAGCCTTGTTACCAAGAGATGATGGTGGCTTTGGGATGTAGCAACAAAAATAtagacaaatgagaaaattaaagatatttagGAAGTTAAATTGATAAGATTAAGGGTTGGACTAAATATTGGAAGAACGGATAGACAAGATGCCAAGTATAACCCAAGGGTTTCTATTTTGTGTAACTGAATGGTGGTCTACTCACTAAGCTCTAGAGAGCACAGGAAGAGGATCAAGTCTGATATTGAAGAACAAGAATTcaatattgggccctggccggttggctcaatggtagagtcttggcccagcacgtggatgtcccggatttgatttatggtcagggcacacaggagaagcaaccgtctgcttctccccccccccccactcgcttctctctgtctcctctctctctttctctcttcctctcctgtaccCGTGGCTTGAtgggagcgagttggccccaggtgctgaggatggctccatggcctccccctcaggtgctaagaaaagtttggttgctgagtaatggggcaacgccccagatagatagagcatcgccccctagtgggcttgctggttggatcccagtcagggctcatgtgggagtctctctctctgcctcacttctctcactgaatgaaaaaaaaaggatttgatatTGGACACATTGATATTGAAGTACCTTTGCATATCCAGTTTAGATTTTCTATAGCAGCTTGAGAcataatttgttcttttaaagTACACAGTTCTGTAGGTTTTAATACATTCAAGTTATGCAATCATCATTATTACTTTTAAACATCTTAATCACTCCAAAAAGAAAGCCCCGGGCCCATTAGCAGTCATTCCTCATTCCTCCTTCCTCCTAAACCCTGACAATCactaatttaatttcattttctgcgGATTTTCCacttctggacattttatataaatggactcaTACAATGTAGTCTTTTGTGACTGTTCAAATTTCCTGTTTTTGTAAAGACCAGTCATTGGATTAGGGCCTCATGGCTCTATTTAAACTTTATTACCTCTCACATTTGACCTATGGTGATGCAGTGGCTGgtgtgtcgacctggaactcaggggttgctggttcaaaagcTGGTTGctggttgatgcttcttgctccttcccccctctttctctctcgctctctctcctctaaaatgaataaataaaatattttttcaaaaataaagtaaaataaaccttACTGCCTCTGTAAAGAGCCTAGTTCCACTTAGAatagtgttttcaaggttcatgttTTAGCAGGCATTGGTACTTCACTTTAATGGCTAAATTATATTCTATTATACAAATAACCTCATTTCATTTGTCCATTCATCAGTGGATGGGCATCTGGgttgtttacatttcttttactattatgaataatgctggtTTGAATATTCAATCCATTACCTAATCCAAGGCCACAAAGATTAACATTTTCTTCTAAAGATTTTACAGTTTTAaccttacatttaggtctgtgattcattttgaattaacttttataTATGGTGTAAAGTAGGAATtcgacttcattctttttcatgtggacATCTAGTTGTCTCCGTACCTGAgttgaaaatattattctttccCTGTGGAGTGATCTTGGCACCACTGTCAGAAGCCAACtgatccctggccagatagctcagttggttaaagcatcattccGATATTAGAGGATGCCAGTTGGATCCCCAACCAGGcacgtacagaaacagatcgatttcctgtctctctctctctcccttcttctctctctttaaaattacaccaaagttgtaggtttgatacccggtcagggcacatataagaatcaaccgatgaatgcataaataagtggaacaacaaattaatgtctctctctctctctctctctctttctagaatcaataaataaaaatttttaaagtattttaataataaaaatattttacacattatttttttttagttttattttatatattcattttagagaggagagagaaaggaagagagagaaacagagagggagagagagaaggtggggaggagctagaagcatcaactcccatatgtgccttgaccaggcaagcccagggtttcgaaccggcgacctcagcatttccaggttgacactttatccactgcgccaccacaggtcaggcctacacattatttttaaagtattttgataaaatatatatcacataatTTAACAGATAATAACATCATTGAATATCATAATTGAACCATCAGGTAAAGGAATTAAAGTAAATTTACAGAGAAACATGACCTTATCCTTTAGGAAGAACTTTTTAATCTAAATGGGAGTATAATGAGAATAACAGGtatctatgtatatttattaaagctGAATCAAAACACTAATTACCTAAGTACTTACTGGTGGTCCATAGTTAGATGCAAAATATGATCTTTAACAATTTTGTTTGCATAAAATACCACTGTTTACAAAGTAAACATTAGCAGAATAACTTAACAAGAATGGCTATTGTCTTTCTTCATTCTAATTTTTTAGAATTAGAAACTAAAGCCTTCATAATTAATCATTTCTAATAAAATCAttctaaaaaatgtatttcatgtcATCAGAATGCTGCCTCTTTCTAAGAGAAATTTGAAGTGGGTTCAGATGAAGAATGTATATATGCATTAAGAGTAATAAAGTAGACAGGAATACAGCAAGCAGGAAAATGGGGAGAATCAGACGTGCCGACCCCGAGAATGTGCTAACCACTGTAGTGAGCCTCAGCTTTGGCGTCAG
Encoded proteins:
- the DCTN6 gene encoding dynactin subunit 6, with amino-acid sequence MAEKAQKSVKIAPGAVVCVESEIRGDVTIGPRTVIHPKARIIAEAGPIVIGEGNLIEEQALIINAYPDNITPDTEDPEPKPMIIGTNNVFEVGCYSQAMKMGDNNVIESKAYVGRNVILTSGCIIGACCNLNTFEVIPENTVIYGVDCLRRVQTERPQPQTLQLDFLMKILPNYHHLKKTMKGSSTPVKN